A stretch of Lagopus muta isolate bLagMut1 chromosome 9, bLagMut1 primary, whole genome shotgun sequence DNA encodes these proteins:
- the TFRC gene encoding transferrin receptor protein 1 isoform X1, protein MIGAEGAGNGSRAAARRAEGAAEAFGQVGEYSSGRQWIMPEQHCLTCIARQTDGDNSHVEMKLSADDEEGVDIERPEHMHDSMAQPQRNGKKLCFLVIAAVLLLLIGFLIGYLSYRGRMQLAATCQDGSGRCEMTPTASYLVDGDETVEEEIQGPPVIYWPQLKAMLSDKLSAKNLGDRLRQRAGLDSFEAGEAEDSNMATYIHDQFNSFFLDKVWNDEHYIKLQVRGSTKNKVSMLISDDEEILEIPDAYVAYSESGSFSGKPVYVNYGLKRDIETIQKSVTTLNGTIVIVRAGKITLAEKVANAKEAGAVGVLMYMDSLKYGVGGTLIPFGHAHLGTGDPYTPGFPSFNHTQFPPVESSGLPHIAVQTISSSAATRLFSKMDGDSCSEDWKGGIYSCKVTTKQDSKIMVKMDVNNSMKDRKILNIFGAIQGSEEPDRYVVIGAQRDSWGPGVAKAGTGTAILLELARVISDIVKNEGYKPRRSIIFASWSAGDYGAVGATEWLEGYSAMLHAKAFTYINLDAAVLGASHVKISASPLLYMLLERIMKGVKDPAQGSRSLLDRVGSDWVKAVVPLGLDNAAFPFLAYSGIPVVSFGFYNKDEEYHFLNTEGDTLENLRKIDNLDALLRAAAEVAGQVALRLTHDHELFLDFGRYGEELLAYQEKFLPYVKDVQELGLTLDWLFFARGDFQRAADALRRDIANSDRENKVIRRALNDRIMKVEYDFLSPYLSPKDVPFRHVFFGRGTHTLQSLVEHLQLLKTGKSDVDVNLLKEQLALATWTIKGAANALGGDIWDTDNEF, encoded by the exons ATGATCGGCGCGGAGGGCGCAGGGAACGGCAGTCGTGCCGCTGCGCGGCGAGCGGAGGGGGCGGCGGAG GCCTTCGGACAAGTTGGTGAGTACTCCTCCGGAAGGCAATGGATCATGCCAGAGCAGCACTGTCTAACTTG CATTGCCAGGCAAACGGATGGAGACAACAGCCACGTGGAGATGAAGCTGTCTGCTGATGATGAGGAAGGAGTGGACATTGAAAGGCCAGAGCACATGCATGACAGTATGGCTCAGCCACAGAGAAATGGCAAGAAGCTGTGCTTCCTAGTCATTGCAGCTGTTCTCCTCCTTTTGATTG GGTTTCTCATTGGCTACTTGAGTTATCGTGGACGAATGCAGCTGGCTGCCACTTGTCAAGATGGAAGTGGCAGGTGTGAGATGACTCCTACTGCATCTTACCTGGTGGATGGTGATGAAACTGTTGAAGAAGAGATTCAAGGACCACCTGTCATCTACTGGCCTCAACTAAAAGCCATGCTGTCAGATAAGCTGTCAGCCAAGAACCTTGGGGACCGCTTGAG GCAAAGGGCAGGCTTGGACTCCTTTGAGGCTGGTGAGGCTGAAGATTCGAACATGGCCACCTACATTCATGATCAATTCAACAGCTTCTTCTTGGATAAAGTGTGGAATGATGAACACTATATTAAGTTGCAAGTCAGAGGCAG CACCAAGAACAAAGTGTCCATGTTGATCAGTGATGACGAGGAGATTTTGGAGATTCCTGATGCATACGTGGCATACAGTGAGAGTGGCTCTTTTTCT GGCAAACCTGTCTACGTGAACTATGGACTGAAAAGAGATATTGAGACAATACAAAAGTCAGTGACTACACTGAATGGAACCATAGTCATTGTCAGAGCTGGAAAAATAACACTTGCCGAGAAG GTTGCAAATGCCAAAGAGGCAGGAGCAGTTGGAGTCCTCATGTACATGGATTCACTCAAGTATGGGGTGGGAGGGACCCTTATCCCATTCGGGCAT GCCCACCTTGGAACTGGAGACCCTTACACCCCAGGCTTCCCTTCGTTCAACCACACACAGTTTCCACCAGTTGAATCTTCAGGACTACCCCACATTGCTGTTCAGACcatctccagcagtgcagcaacCAGGCTGTTCAG CAAAATGGATGGAGACTCATGCTCTGAAGATTGGAAAGGTGGGATCTATTCCTGTAAGGTGACAACAAAGCAGGACAGCAAGATAATGGTGAAAATGGATGTAAACAATTCTATGAAAGACAGGAAGATTCTGAACATCTTTGGTGCTATCCAAGGATCTGAAGAACCAG ATCGGTATGTTGTGATTGGAGCCCAGAGAGATTCCTGGGGCCCAGGAGTGGCTAAAGCTGGCACTGGAACTGCTATATTGTTGGAACTTGCCCGTGTGATCTCAGACATAGTGAAAAATG AGGGCTACAAACCGAGGCGAAGCATCATCTTTGCTAGCTGGAGTGCAGGAGACTACGGAGCTGTGGGTGCTACTGAATGGCTGGAG gGGTACTCTGCCATGCTGCATGCCAAAGCTTTCACTTACATCAATTTGGATGCTGCAGTCCTGG gagcaAGCCATGTCAAGATTTCTGCCAGCCCCTTGCTGTACATGCTGCTGGAGAGAATTATGAAGGGG GTGAAGGATCCAGCACAAGGATCAAGAAGTCTCTTGGACAGAGTTGGCTCAGACTGGGTAAAAGCAGT TGTTCCTCTTGGCCTGGATAATGCAGCATTCCCTTTCCTGGCATACTCAGGAATCCCAGTGGTGTCTTTTGGTTTCTACAAT AAAGATGAGGAATATCATTTCCTGAATACTGAGGGTGACACACTGGAGAACCTGAGGAAAATTGACAATCTGGACGCACTTCTGCGTGCTGCTGCAGAAGTAGCTGGACAAGTAGCTCTCAGGCTGACCCACGATCACGAGCTCTTCCTGGACTTTGGGAGATACGGTGAAGAATTACTGGCATACCAGGAGAAGTTTTTGCCTTACGTTAAGGATGTGCAG GAGCTGGGGTTGACCTTGGACTGGCTGTTTTTTGCCCGTGGTGACTTCCAGCGAGCTGCAGATGCACTGAGGAGAGACATTGCGAACAGCGACAGGGAGAACAAGGTCATCCGCAGAGCCCTGAATGACAGGATCATGAAG GTGGAGTATGACTTCCTGTCACCATACCTCTCACCAAAAGATGTTCCCTTTCGCCACGTCTTCTTCGGCAGAGGCACCCACACTCTGCAGAGTCTGGTGGAGCATCTGCAGCTGTTGAAAACTGGCAAGAGCGACGTGGATGTGAACTtgctgaaggagcagctggCCCTAGCAACGTGGACCATTAAAGGGGCTGCTAACGCCTTGGGAGGTGATATCTGGGATACTGACAATGAATTCTAG
- the TFRC gene encoding transferrin receptor protein 1 isoform X3: protein MPEQHCLTCIARQTDGDNSHVEMKLSADDEEGVDIERPEHMHDSMAQPQRNGKKLCFLVIAAVLLLLIGFLIGYLSYRGRMQLAATCQDGSGRCEMTPTASYLVDGDETVEEEIQGPPVIYWPQLKAMLSDKLSAKNLGDRLRQRAGLDSFEAGEAEDSNMATYIHDQFNSFFLDKVWNDEHYIKLQVRGSTKNKVSMLISDDEEILEIPDAYVAYSESGSFSGKPVYVNYGLKRDIETIQKSVTTLNGTIVIVRAGKITLAEKVANAKEAGAVGVLMYMDSLKYGVGGTLIPFGHAHLGTGDPYTPGFPSFNHTQFPPVESSGLPHIAVQTISSSAATRLFSKMDGDSCSEDWKGGIYSCKVTTKQDSKIMVKMDVNNSMKDRKILNIFGAIQGSEEPDRYVVIGAQRDSWGPGVAKAGTGTAILLELARVISDIVKNEGYKPRRSIIFASWSAGDYGAVGATEWLEGYSAMLHAKAFTYINLDAAVLGASHVKISASPLLYMLLERIMKGVKDPAQGSRSLLDRVGSDWVKAVVPLGLDNAAFPFLAYSGIPVVSFGFYNKDEEYHFLNTEGDTLENLRKIDNLDALLRAAAEVAGQVALRLTHDHELFLDFGRYGEELLAYQEKFLPYVKDVQELGLTLDWLFFARGDFQRAADALRRDIANSDRENKVIRRALNDRIMKVEYDFLSPYLSPKDVPFRHVFFGRGTHTLQSLVEHLQLLKTGKSDVDVNLLKEQLALATWTIKGAANALGGDIWDTDNEF, encoded by the exons ATGCCAGAGCAGCACTGTCTAACTTG CATTGCCAGGCAAACGGATGGAGACAACAGCCACGTGGAGATGAAGCTGTCTGCTGATGATGAGGAAGGAGTGGACATTGAAAGGCCAGAGCACATGCATGACAGTATGGCTCAGCCACAGAGAAATGGCAAGAAGCTGTGCTTCCTAGTCATTGCAGCTGTTCTCCTCCTTTTGATTG GGTTTCTCATTGGCTACTTGAGTTATCGTGGACGAATGCAGCTGGCTGCCACTTGTCAAGATGGAAGTGGCAGGTGTGAGATGACTCCTACTGCATCTTACCTGGTGGATGGTGATGAAACTGTTGAAGAAGAGATTCAAGGACCACCTGTCATCTACTGGCCTCAACTAAAAGCCATGCTGTCAGATAAGCTGTCAGCCAAGAACCTTGGGGACCGCTTGAG GCAAAGGGCAGGCTTGGACTCCTTTGAGGCTGGTGAGGCTGAAGATTCGAACATGGCCACCTACATTCATGATCAATTCAACAGCTTCTTCTTGGATAAAGTGTGGAATGATGAACACTATATTAAGTTGCAAGTCAGAGGCAG CACCAAGAACAAAGTGTCCATGTTGATCAGTGATGACGAGGAGATTTTGGAGATTCCTGATGCATACGTGGCATACAGTGAGAGTGGCTCTTTTTCT GGCAAACCTGTCTACGTGAACTATGGACTGAAAAGAGATATTGAGACAATACAAAAGTCAGTGACTACACTGAATGGAACCATAGTCATTGTCAGAGCTGGAAAAATAACACTTGCCGAGAAG GTTGCAAATGCCAAAGAGGCAGGAGCAGTTGGAGTCCTCATGTACATGGATTCACTCAAGTATGGGGTGGGAGGGACCCTTATCCCATTCGGGCAT GCCCACCTTGGAACTGGAGACCCTTACACCCCAGGCTTCCCTTCGTTCAACCACACACAGTTTCCACCAGTTGAATCTTCAGGACTACCCCACATTGCTGTTCAGACcatctccagcagtgcagcaacCAGGCTGTTCAG CAAAATGGATGGAGACTCATGCTCTGAAGATTGGAAAGGTGGGATCTATTCCTGTAAGGTGACAACAAAGCAGGACAGCAAGATAATGGTGAAAATGGATGTAAACAATTCTATGAAAGACAGGAAGATTCTGAACATCTTTGGTGCTATCCAAGGATCTGAAGAACCAG ATCGGTATGTTGTGATTGGAGCCCAGAGAGATTCCTGGGGCCCAGGAGTGGCTAAAGCTGGCACTGGAACTGCTATATTGTTGGAACTTGCCCGTGTGATCTCAGACATAGTGAAAAATG AGGGCTACAAACCGAGGCGAAGCATCATCTTTGCTAGCTGGAGTGCAGGAGACTACGGAGCTGTGGGTGCTACTGAATGGCTGGAG gGGTACTCTGCCATGCTGCATGCCAAAGCTTTCACTTACATCAATTTGGATGCTGCAGTCCTGG gagcaAGCCATGTCAAGATTTCTGCCAGCCCCTTGCTGTACATGCTGCTGGAGAGAATTATGAAGGGG GTGAAGGATCCAGCACAAGGATCAAGAAGTCTCTTGGACAGAGTTGGCTCAGACTGGGTAAAAGCAGT TGTTCCTCTTGGCCTGGATAATGCAGCATTCCCTTTCCTGGCATACTCAGGAATCCCAGTGGTGTCTTTTGGTTTCTACAAT AAAGATGAGGAATATCATTTCCTGAATACTGAGGGTGACACACTGGAGAACCTGAGGAAAATTGACAATCTGGACGCACTTCTGCGTGCTGCTGCAGAAGTAGCTGGACAAGTAGCTCTCAGGCTGACCCACGATCACGAGCTCTTCCTGGACTTTGGGAGATACGGTGAAGAATTACTGGCATACCAGGAGAAGTTTTTGCCTTACGTTAAGGATGTGCAG GAGCTGGGGTTGACCTTGGACTGGCTGTTTTTTGCCCGTGGTGACTTCCAGCGAGCTGCAGATGCACTGAGGAGAGACATTGCGAACAGCGACAGGGAGAACAAGGTCATCCGCAGAGCCCTGAATGACAGGATCATGAAG GTGGAGTATGACTTCCTGTCACCATACCTCTCACCAAAAGATGTTCCCTTTCGCCACGTCTTCTTCGGCAGAGGCACCCACACTCTGCAGAGTCTGGTGGAGCATCTGCAGCTGTTGAAAACTGGCAAGAGCGACGTGGATGTGAACTtgctgaaggagcagctggCCCTAGCAACGTGGACCATTAAAGGGGCTGCTAACGCCTTGGGAGGTGATATCTGGGATACTGACAATGAATTCTAG
- the TFRC gene encoding transferrin receptor protein 1 isoform X2 translates to MDHARAALSNLFSAEPMSYTRFSIARQTDGDNSHVEMKLSADDEEGVDIERPEHMHDSMAQPQRNGKKLCFLVIAAVLLLLIGFLIGYLSYRGRMQLAATCQDGSGRCEMTPTASYLVDGDETVEEEIQGPPVIYWPQLKAMLSDKLSAKNLGDRLRQRAGLDSFEAGEAEDSNMATYIHDQFNSFFLDKVWNDEHYIKLQVRGSTKNKVSMLISDDEEILEIPDAYVAYSESGSFSGKPVYVNYGLKRDIETIQKSVTTLNGTIVIVRAGKITLAEKVANAKEAGAVGVLMYMDSLKYGVGGTLIPFGHAHLGTGDPYTPGFPSFNHTQFPPVESSGLPHIAVQTISSSAATRLFSKMDGDSCSEDWKGGIYSCKVTTKQDSKIMVKMDVNNSMKDRKILNIFGAIQGSEEPDRYVVIGAQRDSWGPGVAKAGTGTAILLELARVISDIVKNEGYKPRRSIIFASWSAGDYGAVGATEWLEGYSAMLHAKAFTYINLDAAVLGASHVKISASPLLYMLLERIMKGVKDPAQGSRSLLDRVGSDWVKAVVPLGLDNAAFPFLAYSGIPVVSFGFYNKDEEYHFLNTEGDTLENLRKIDNLDALLRAAAEVAGQVALRLTHDHELFLDFGRYGEELLAYQEKFLPYVKDVQELGLTLDWLFFARGDFQRAADALRRDIANSDRENKVIRRALNDRIMKVEYDFLSPYLSPKDVPFRHVFFGRGTHTLQSLVEHLQLLKTGKSDVDVNLLKEQLALATWTIKGAANALGGDIWDTDNEF, encoded by the exons ATGGATCATGCCAGAGCAGCACTGTCTAACTTG TTCAGTGCCGAGCCGATGTCGTACACACGTTTCAGCATTGCCAGGCAAACGGATGGAGACAACAGCCACGTGGAGATGAAGCTGTCTGCTGATGATGAGGAAGGAGTGGACATTGAAAGGCCAGAGCACATGCATGACAGTATGGCTCAGCCACAGAGAAATGGCAAGAAGCTGTGCTTCCTAGTCATTGCAGCTGTTCTCCTCCTTTTGATTG GGTTTCTCATTGGCTACTTGAGTTATCGTGGACGAATGCAGCTGGCTGCCACTTGTCAAGATGGAAGTGGCAGGTGTGAGATGACTCCTACTGCATCTTACCTGGTGGATGGTGATGAAACTGTTGAAGAAGAGATTCAAGGACCACCTGTCATCTACTGGCCTCAACTAAAAGCCATGCTGTCAGATAAGCTGTCAGCCAAGAACCTTGGGGACCGCTTGAG GCAAAGGGCAGGCTTGGACTCCTTTGAGGCTGGTGAGGCTGAAGATTCGAACATGGCCACCTACATTCATGATCAATTCAACAGCTTCTTCTTGGATAAAGTGTGGAATGATGAACACTATATTAAGTTGCAAGTCAGAGGCAG CACCAAGAACAAAGTGTCCATGTTGATCAGTGATGACGAGGAGATTTTGGAGATTCCTGATGCATACGTGGCATACAGTGAGAGTGGCTCTTTTTCT GGCAAACCTGTCTACGTGAACTATGGACTGAAAAGAGATATTGAGACAATACAAAAGTCAGTGACTACACTGAATGGAACCATAGTCATTGTCAGAGCTGGAAAAATAACACTTGCCGAGAAG GTTGCAAATGCCAAAGAGGCAGGAGCAGTTGGAGTCCTCATGTACATGGATTCACTCAAGTATGGGGTGGGAGGGACCCTTATCCCATTCGGGCAT GCCCACCTTGGAACTGGAGACCCTTACACCCCAGGCTTCCCTTCGTTCAACCACACACAGTTTCCACCAGTTGAATCTTCAGGACTACCCCACATTGCTGTTCAGACcatctccagcagtgcagcaacCAGGCTGTTCAG CAAAATGGATGGAGACTCATGCTCTGAAGATTGGAAAGGTGGGATCTATTCCTGTAAGGTGACAACAAAGCAGGACAGCAAGATAATGGTGAAAATGGATGTAAACAATTCTATGAAAGACAGGAAGATTCTGAACATCTTTGGTGCTATCCAAGGATCTGAAGAACCAG ATCGGTATGTTGTGATTGGAGCCCAGAGAGATTCCTGGGGCCCAGGAGTGGCTAAAGCTGGCACTGGAACTGCTATATTGTTGGAACTTGCCCGTGTGATCTCAGACATAGTGAAAAATG AGGGCTACAAACCGAGGCGAAGCATCATCTTTGCTAGCTGGAGTGCAGGAGACTACGGAGCTGTGGGTGCTACTGAATGGCTGGAG gGGTACTCTGCCATGCTGCATGCCAAAGCTTTCACTTACATCAATTTGGATGCTGCAGTCCTGG gagcaAGCCATGTCAAGATTTCTGCCAGCCCCTTGCTGTACATGCTGCTGGAGAGAATTATGAAGGGG GTGAAGGATCCAGCACAAGGATCAAGAAGTCTCTTGGACAGAGTTGGCTCAGACTGGGTAAAAGCAGT TGTTCCTCTTGGCCTGGATAATGCAGCATTCCCTTTCCTGGCATACTCAGGAATCCCAGTGGTGTCTTTTGGTTTCTACAAT AAAGATGAGGAATATCATTTCCTGAATACTGAGGGTGACACACTGGAGAACCTGAGGAAAATTGACAATCTGGACGCACTTCTGCGTGCTGCTGCAGAAGTAGCTGGACAAGTAGCTCTCAGGCTGACCCACGATCACGAGCTCTTCCTGGACTTTGGGAGATACGGTGAAGAATTACTGGCATACCAGGAGAAGTTTTTGCCTTACGTTAAGGATGTGCAG GAGCTGGGGTTGACCTTGGACTGGCTGTTTTTTGCCCGTGGTGACTTCCAGCGAGCTGCAGATGCACTGAGGAGAGACATTGCGAACAGCGACAGGGAGAACAAGGTCATCCGCAGAGCCCTGAATGACAGGATCATGAAG GTGGAGTATGACTTCCTGTCACCATACCTCTCACCAAAAGATGTTCCCTTTCGCCACGTCTTCTTCGGCAGAGGCACCCACACTCTGCAGAGTCTGGTGGAGCATCTGCAGCTGTTGAAAACTGGCAAGAGCGACGTGGATGTGAACTtgctgaaggagcagctggCCCTAGCAACGTGGACCATTAAAGGGGCTGCTAACGCCTTGGGAGGTGATATCTGGGATACTGACAATGAATTCTAG